In a single window of the Pseudohongiella acticola genome:
- a CDS encoding glycine cleavage system protein R: MKTYLVLTLIGNDQPGLVESLAQIVAQHQGNWLESNMSRLAGKFAGILRVSVDEDKSDALVSALDALSPRLKLIVEHSAQPEADQPQRSLRLSLVGNDRPGIIRDISGALARQKVNVDDLDTECVPAPMSSDILFRAEAVLHIPADLDIEALRAELERLADDLIVDLNLIAD; encoded by the coding sequence ATGAAAACATATCTGGTACTGACGCTGATCGGCAACGATCAACCCGGGCTGGTTGAGTCGCTGGCACAGATTGTTGCTCAGCATCAGGGCAATTGGCTGGAAAGCAATATGTCCCGGCTGGCCGGCAAATTCGCCGGCATTCTGCGCGTCAGCGTGGACGAGGATAAATCGGACGCTCTGGTCTCGGCACTGGATGCCCTGTCACCGCGATTGAAGCTGATCGTTGAGCACTCAGCGCAGCCCGAAGCGGATCAGCCCCAGCGCAGCCTGCGTCTGAGTCTGGTGGGCAACGACCGGCCGGGTATCATTCGTGATATTTCAGGTGCGCTGGCGCGTCAGAAGGTGAATGTAGACGACCTGGATACCGAGTGTGTGCCGGCACCCATGTCGTCGGATATTCTGTTCCGCGCCGAGGCGGTGCTGCATATCCCCGCCGATCTGGATATCGAGGCGTTGCGCGCCGAGCTGGAGCGACTGGCCGACGACCTGATCGTGGATCTCAACCTGATCGCAGACTGA
- a CDS encoding thymidylate synthase, whose translation MKEYLELLRDIQENGVKKGDRTGTGTTSVFGRQFRHNLQKGFPLLTTKKLHFKSIANELIWFLSGSTNTQWLKQNGVSIWDEWATENGDLGPVYGKQWTAWPTKDGSTINQIDYVVDTLKNNPNSRRILFHGWNVEYLPDETISPQENARNGRMALPPCHLLYQFYVAENRLSAHLYIRSSDSFLGLPYNIASLALLTHMLAQQCDLEPFEIVVSIGDLHAYSNHEEQIAEQRQRSPKALPKLKINRKPESIYDYRFEDFEIVGYDPASHIKAPVAI comes from the coding sequence ATGAAAGAGTATCTGGAGCTCTTACGAGACATCCAAGAGAACGGTGTAAAAAAAGGTGATAGAACGGGCACCGGTACCACCTCCGTGTTTGGCCGACAATTCAGGCATAACCTTCAGAAAGGCTTTCCTCTACTCACAACAAAAAAGCTTCATTTCAAAAGCATTGCAAATGAACTTATCTGGTTTTTGAGTGGCAGCACCAACACTCAGTGGCTCAAGCAGAATGGCGTCTCCATCTGGGACGAGTGGGCGACCGAGAACGGTGATCTTGGCCCAGTCTACGGTAAACAATGGACAGCCTGGCCGACAAAAGACGGCTCAACAATAAACCAGATCGACTACGTTGTTGATACTCTCAAGAATAACCCAAACAGCCGGCGAATTTTATTTCACGGCTGGAACGTGGAATACCTGCCTGACGAAACGATTTCGCCGCAGGAGAATGCCAGAAACGGCCGCATGGCCCTGCCTCCATGCCATCTGCTGTACCAGTTCTACGTGGCTGAAAACAGGTTGTCAGCGCACCTGTACATCAGGAGCAGCGACAGCTTCCTGGGGCTGCCATACAACATTGCGTCTTTAGCGCTACTGACACATATGCTGGCACAGCAGTGCGATCTCGAACCCTTTGAGATAGTTGTCTCGATTGGCGACCTTCATGCCTACTCTAATCATGAAGAGCAGATCGCGGAACAACGGCAACGCTCACCAAAAGCACTGCCGAAACTGAAAATCAACCGGAAACCTGAATCGATTTATGATTACCGGTTTGAAGATTTTGAGATTGTTGGCTACGACCCTGCTTCCCACATCAAGGCGCCGGTCGCAATCTAA
- a CDS encoding TonB-dependent receptor plug domain-containing protein, giving the protein MSNQKPAVPAICLGAAILLTQSSVAFSQPATSRDVSDPAIESVIVTGTRRSQRTIFESTAPIDVVSSSEINSAMSEDLSDVMAQLVPSYKVQRLPMADGQVFVRPATLRALSPDHTLVLVNGKRRHRSALLGGNGAQSPDLAQIPTFAIGRVEVLRDGASAQYGSDAIAGVINIILDNSTEFRSFVQYSEYSEGDGENTRFGLKSGLPLGTAGFLTATMEYADAEKTSRSRQRPDAIQFQAENPNVVVPNPVQNWGQPETESLRFMFNSAYSLSSDLELYGFGSIGSGEGLSDFNWRNPDSTSAFNITDVFPGFDLRTLYPAGFSPQFGQEDEDRSLTVGIRGDINPDLSWDLSAGLGSNRIDYNMANSINASLGPQSPTTFDIGALKQSELNLNLDFNYVIAIGNLAFGLERRKETYEVQTGDVASYAIGPGANAGLPSGSNGFPGFSPEQAGESSQSSLSAYVDLEMPLNDALTVGVAGRYEDYSEHDDRIFTGKLTGRYAINDNLAMRATLSNGFRAPTPGQLFSERTSQGLDTVTLNIFTNGRFSPTGDVARIVSNRAGVDIKPLDAEESTNISAGIVFRNDAGFNSSLDVYRIEVDNRFGTSAGYTLTDAERAELSALGVPGGEGITRVNFFQNDFDTRSSGVDLVVGYAMEAGAGQLALSSSFNYNQTEVVGGSFENNETNRIRFEENLPQQTLNLSANYLVGNFDFMGRVRYYGSWTDFSFNADGDIHQKFGAESFTDVSATWQATQQLSVRLGAENVFDQYPDEAEFQANRGLIYSRNAPYDTDGRSVYLRLDLSL; this is encoded by the coding sequence ATGTCAAACCAGAAACCTGCAGTGCCGGCCATCTGCCTGGGTGCTGCGATCCTGCTCACCCAGTCCAGTGTCGCATTCTCACAGCCTGCCACATCACGCGACGTCAGTGATCCTGCCATCGAAAGCGTCATTGTGACGGGCACACGGCGCTCGCAAAGAACGATCTTTGAATCCACAGCACCCATTGATGTTGTGTCGTCCAGCGAAATCAACAGCGCAATGTCGGAAGATCTGTCCGATGTCATGGCGCAACTGGTTCCATCTTACAAGGTGCAACGCCTGCCCATGGCCGATGGCCAGGTGTTTGTTCGCCCTGCTACATTGCGCGCGCTTTCTCCTGACCATACACTGGTACTGGTCAATGGCAAGCGCCGTCACCGCTCGGCCCTGCTTGGTGGCAATGGGGCCCAGTCACCCGATCTGGCGCAGATTCCCACGTTCGCCATCGGGCGTGTCGAGGTATTGCGTGATGGCGCGTCCGCCCAGTACGGCTCAGACGCCATTGCCGGCGTGATCAACATCATTCTGGACAACAGCACTGAATTCAGAAGTTTTGTTCAATATTCCGAGTACAGCGAGGGTGATGGTGAAAACACCCGTTTCGGACTGAAGTCGGGCCTTCCTCTTGGTACCGCGGGCTTCCTGACTGCCACCATGGAGTATGCCGACGCCGAAAAAACCTCACGCAGCCGCCAACGCCCAGATGCCATCCAGTTTCAGGCAGAGAACCCGAATGTGGTCGTACCCAACCCGGTACAGAATTGGGGACAGCCCGAGACTGAGAGTCTGCGCTTCATGTTCAACAGCGCCTACTCACTGAGTTCAGATCTGGAATTGTATGGCTTCGGCTCCATAGGCAGTGGCGAAGGTCTGTCGGATTTCAACTGGCGTAACCCGGATTCAACCAGTGCCTTCAACATCACTGATGTCTTCCCTGGCTTCGACCTGCGCACCCTTTATCCGGCCGGTTTTTCCCCTCAGTTTGGCCAGGAAGATGAGGACCGTTCGCTGACTGTGGGTATACGCGGCGACATCAATCCTGATCTAAGCTGGGACCTGAGCGCTGGCCTTGGCAGCAACCGCATCGATTACAACATGGCCAACAGCATCAATGCGTCTCTGGGCCCACAAAGCCCGACGACATTTGACATCGGCGCCTTAAAGCAGAGCGAGTTGAACCTGAATCTGGACTTCAACTATGTAATCGCTATCGGCAACCTGGCATTTGGTCTGGAGCGCAGAAAAGAAACCTATGAGGTTCAGACGGGTGACGTAGCGTCCTATGCTATCGGGCCAGGCGCCAACGCCGGACTGCCTTCAGGCTCAAATGGTTTCCCGGGTTTCAGCCCCGAGCAGGCAGGCGAGTCCAGCCAGTCCAGTCTTTCTGCCTACGTCGATCTTGAGATGCCGTTGAACGATGCCCTTACTGTCGGCGTTGCAGGCCGTTATGAAGATTATTCCGAGCACGACGATCGCATCTTCACGGGTAAACTGACTGGCCGTTATGCCATCAACGACAATCTGGCCATGCGCGCCACACTGTCCAATGGCTTCCGGGCTCCGACGCCAGGTCAACTGTTCAGCGAACGTACCTCGCAGGGCCTGGATACGGTGACCTTGAATATCTTCACAAACGGCCGTTTCTCGCCAACGGGTGACGTGGCACGCATTGTTTCCAACCGGGCAGGGGTGGATATCAAACCGCTGGATGCAGAAGAGTCCACAAACATCAGTGCCGGTATCGTTTTCCGGAATGATGCCGGCTTCAATTCCTCACTGGACGTCTATCGCATCGAAGTCGACAACCGTTTTGGTACGTCGGCAGGTTACACGCTGACTGACGCCGAGCGCGCCGAACTGTCTGCACTGGGCGTCCCGGGGGGCGAAGGTATCACCCGGGTCAACTTCTTCCAGAATGATTTCGACACACGCTCAAGCGGCGTTGACCTGGTCGTTGGCTATGCCATGGAAGCAGGGGCCGGGCAATTGGCTCTGTCTTCCTCGTTTAACTACAACCAGACAGAGGTGGTGGGCGGATCTTTCGAAAACAATGAAACCAACCGAATCCGTTTTGAAGAGAACCTGCCGCAGCAAACGCTGAATCTGTCGGCGAACTACCTGGTGGGGAATTTTGATTTCATGGGTCGCGTTCGCTACTACGGCTCATGGACTGACTTTTCTTTTAACGCCGATGGCGATATTCACCAGAAGTTCGGTGCCGAATCCTTCACCGATGTCTCAGCTACCTGGCAGGCTACGCAGCAACTGTCTGTTCGCCTGGGCGCCGAGAATGTGTTCGACCAGTATCCCGACGAGGCTGAGTTCCAGGCCAACCGCGGACTGATCTATTCACGCAACGCACCGTATGACACAGACGGCCGCAGCGTCTATCTGCGCCTTGACCTGAGTCTGTAA
- a CDS encoding aminotransferase class V-fold PLP-dependent enzyme, translating to MKKTSGTFTRRQVLGGLAVGAGSLVLPGVRAQQFMGGSESTANSDRLAMDEAFWRDVGSHYERADGIINLEHGYWGKMARPVLERYIAATQMVNKQLSVYARKHYGRDMAESVERVAGALNVSADEIVLTRNATESIQNLIRQYQGLTADDTVLFADIDYPSFQQTMQWLADTEGTTAVVVNLPGRASQQMIFDAYISAFDANPNLKLILLTHVSNQHGLVVPVARIAAEARTRGIDVICDNAQSWGLLDYTMPELQVDWAGFNLHKWIGAPVGVGALYMRRGTLEKVLPYPGETDHDNTRIGARVHTATSNFAAILAVPAALDFHESVGGANKEARLRYLRGLWTTEADTLPHIEVLGGADETSWTGMASFRLRGQSSPAEVRALQQRLEQEYGIFTVARYELSSGACIRVTPQVFTTPDELAQLVAALKTLQ from the coding sequence ATGAAAAAGACATCAGGAACCTTTACGAGACGACAGGTGCTTGGCGGCCTTGCCGTCGGGGCTGGCAGCTTGGTATTGCCAGGTGTACGAGCACAACAGTTCATGGGGGGATCTGAGTCGACCGCGAATTCCGACAGGCTTGCTATGGATGAGGCATTCTGGCGTGATGTGGGCAGCCACTATGAACGCGCTGATGGCATCATCAACCTTGAGCACGGTTATTGGGGAAAGATGGCAAGGCCCGTGCTGGAGCGATATATTGCTGCCACTCAAATGGTAAACAAGCAGTTGTCTGTCTATGCCCGCAAGCATTACGGGCGTGATATGGCGGAGAGTGTAGAGCGCGTTGCCGGCGCACTGAACGTGTCTGCCGACGAAATCGTATTGACCCGCAATGCGACCGAATCCATCCAGAACCTGATTCGTCAGTATCAGGGACTCACGGCCGATGACACAGTACTTTTTGCCGATATTGATTACCCCAGTTTTCAACAGACCATGCAATGGCTTGCTGACACGGAGGGCACAACAGCGGTTGTGGTGAATCTGCCGGGCCGTGCCTCGCAGCAGATGATCTTTGATGCCTACATCAGTGCATTTGATGCCAATCCGAACCTCAAGCTAATTCTGCTGACGCACGTCAGCAATCAGCATGGGCTGGTGGTGCCCGTGGCCCGCATTGCTGCGGAGGCCCGGACACGTGGCATCGACGTCATCTGCGACAATGCGCAATCATGGGGGTTGCTGGACTACACTATGCCAGAGCTTCAGGTCGACTGGGCGGGCTTTAATCTGCACAAGTGGATAGGCGCACCCGTGGGTGTGGGCGCTTTGTATATGCGTCGGGGGACTCTGGAGAAAGTACTGCCGTATCCGGGGGAAACGGATCACGACAATACGCGCATCGGCGCGCGTGTGCACACCGCCACGTCCAATTTTGCTGCCATTCTGGCGGTGCCCGCAGCGCTTGATTTTCACGAGTCAGTGGGCGGAGCCAACAAGGAGGCGCGACTGCGCTACCTGCGCGGCTTGTGGACCACCGAGGCGGACACCCTGCCACATATTGAAGTGCTGGGTGGCGCTGATGAAACGTCGTGGACGGGCATGGCTTCCTTTCGCCTGCGTGGACAATCCAGTCCGGCTGAGGTCAGGGCACTGCAGCAGCGTCTGGAACAGGAGTATGGCATCTTTACCGTTGCCCGTTACGAACTCAGCAGTGGTGCCTGCATCCGTGTGACGCCTCAGGTGTTCACAACGCCGGATGAACTGGCGCAACTGGTGGCTGCGCTGAAGACGTTGCAATAA
- the ptsP gene encoding phosphoenolpyruvate--protein phosphotransferase codes for MLDRLRDIVQAVNSARDLQSALDVIVSSVRDAMATQVCSVYLLDTDIGSHVLMASEGLRKESVGHVSLQLDEGLVGLVARNAEPVNLEDAQSHPNYHYLLETGEEAFSSFLGVPIIHHRKVLGVLVVQHREKRSFDAGEEAFLITLSAQLAGVIAAAEATGAIQGVSPSGQRRADSSFSGISGASGVAIGHAVVVFPHADLSIIPSRQISDIDAELSAFATALSSVRDDIRALSESVGQQLRPEERELFDVYLRMLDDDALGREVNELIRQGNWAQGSLADVATDHVKSFEQMKDPYLRERAADIKDLCSRVLAYLQETESTKQREYPENTILVGEELAPSMLMEVPREKLVGMISVKGSGNSHVAILARTMGIPTVMGVIDLPYRKLDGRPLIVDGYNGTVLTSPSEATLARYGEVLKEEEQFVRGLEALIDLPCITPDHHRVSLWVNTGLMTDVVRSLDHGAEGIGLFRTEVPFLLSERFPSEREQADIYREQLQAFSPKPVTMRTLDIGGDKSLPYFPIEEANPFLGWRGIRVTLDHPEIFIAQTRAMIRASEGLDNLQIMLPMVSNLQEVTSAIQIIKRALRELQEEGLDVSMPPIGVMIELPAAVYLTRALCQIVDFVSVGSNDLTQYLLAVDRNNPRVADLYSAFHPAVLNALQHVVTAAHAENRPVSICGEMAGDPGAAVLLMAMGFDTLSMNASTLLKVKAVIRAMTLSSAKALLNDVMQMNDAESIRSCVDLALYNAGVDRLLRSSRTN; via the coding sequence ATGCTAGATAGATTGCGTGACATCGTTCAGGCGGTGAATTCTGCCCGGGACCTTCAATCCGCGCTCGACGTTATTGTGTCGAGCGTGCGCGATGCCATGGCCACGCAGGTCTGCTCGGTGTACCTGCTGGATACTGACATCGGCAGTCATGTGCTGATGGCCTCCGAAGGCCTGCGCAAGGAATCAGTTGGTCATGTCAGCTTGCAGCTGGACGAAGGTCTGGTGGGTCTGGTGGCCCGCAATGCGGAACCGGTCAACCTGGAAGACGCGCAATCCCACCCAAATTATCACTACCTGTTGGAAACCGGTGAAGAAGCCTTCAGTTCCTTTCTGGGCGTGCCCATCATTCACCATCGTAAAGTGTTGGGCGTGCTGGTTGTACAGCACCGGGAAAAACGATCATTTGATGCCGGTGAAGAAGCCTTTCTGATTACCCTGTCGGCTCAACTGGCCGGCGTTATCGCCGCCGCCGAAGCCACCGGCGCAATTCAGGGCGTCAGCCCCTCCGGTCAGCGGCGTGCCGACAGCAGTTTTTCGGGTATCTCGGGAGCCTCTGGCGTGGCCATCGGCCATGCCGTGGTGGTATTTCCACATGCCGACCTGAGCATCATTCCCAGTCGCCAGATCAGTGACATCGATGCCGAGCTGAGTGCATTTGCCACCGCATTGTCCTCGGTACGTGACGACATACGCGCGCTCAGTGAAAGCGTCGGTCAGCAGTTGCGACCGGAAGAGCGCGAACTGTTCGATGTCTATCTTCGCATGCTGGATGACGATGCGCTGGGCCGTGAGGTCAATGAACTGATCCGCCAGGGTAATTGGGCGCAGGGCTCACTGGCCGATGTCGCCACCGACCACGTCAAATCCTTTGAACAAATGAAAGACCCGTATCTGCGCGAACGTGCCGCGGACATCAAGGATCTGTGCAGCCGTGTACTGGCCTACCTGCAGGAAACCGAAAGCACCAAGCAACGCGAGTATCCCGAGAACACCATTCTGGTCGGCGAGGAGCTGGCGCCGTCCATGTTGATGGAAGTACCCCGGGAAAAACTGGTAGGCATGATTTCCGTGAAGGGGTCAGGTAACTCTCACGTTGCCATTCTGGCGCGCACCATGGGTATTCCGACCGTGATGGGCGTGATTGATCTGCCCTATCGCAAGCTCGACGGTCGGCCACTGATTGTTGATGGCTACAACGGCACGGTGTTGACCAGTCCATCGGAAGCGACGCTGGCGCGCTACGGCGAAGTGCTGAAGGAAGAAGAACAGTTTGTTCGTGGCCTGGAAGCGCTGATCGACCTGCCGTGTATCACGCCCGACCATCATCGTGTCAGCCTGTGGGTGAATACCGGTCTGATGACCGATGTGGTGCGATCGCTGGATCATGGTGCCGAAGGCATCGGGCTGTTCCGAACCGAAGTGCCCTTCCTGCTCAGCGAGCGATTCCCCAGTGAGCGCGAACAGGCCGACATTTATCGTGAACAGTTGCAGGCGTTCTCGCCCAAGCCAGTGACCATGCGGACCCTGGATATCGGTGGCGACAAATCGCTGCCGTATTTTCCGATTGAAGAAGCCAACCCCTTTCTGGGCTGGCGCGGGATTCGTGTGACACTTGACCACCCGGAGATTTTTATTGCCCAGACACGGGCGATGATCCGTGCCAGTGAAGGGCTTGATAACCTGCAGATCATGTTGCCTATGGTGTCCAACCTGCAGGAAGTCACCAGCGCCATCCAGATTATCAAGCGCGCCCTGCGCGAGCTTCAGGAAGAGGGACTGGACGTCAGCATGCCACCTATCGGTGTCATGATTGAATTGCCGGCGGCAGTATACCTCACCCGTGCCCTGTGCCAGATTGTTGATTTTGTGTCGGTGGGCAGCAATGACCTGACCCAGTACCTGCTGGCGGTCGACCGCAACAATCCCCGGGTGGCAGACCTGTACTCAGCGTTTCATCCGGCGGTGCTGAATGCCTTGCAGCATGTGGTGACAGCTGCACATGCCGAAAACCGGCCGGTCAGTATCTGTGGCGAAATGGCCGGAGATCCGGGCGCGGCCGTCCTGTTGATGGCCATGGGCTTTGATACCCTGTCGATGAACGCCTCTACCCTGCTCAAAGTGAAAGCCGTGATCAGGGCAATGACATTGAGTTCGGCCAAAGCCCTGCTCAACGATGTCATGCAAATGAACGATGCCGAAAGTATTCGCAGCTGTGTCGACCTGGCGCTGTACAATGCCGGCGTTGATCGCCTGCTGCGTTCTTCACGAACCAACTGA
- the rppH gene encoding RNA pyrophosphohydrolase translates to MIDAEGFRPNVGIIICNPRGQVLWAKRIGQDAWQFPQGGIRQGERLQQAMYRELKEEVGLEARDVEILSSTRDWLYYQLPRHYIRQNSNPVCIGQKQKWFLLRLRGEESRICLANQNMTPEFDDWQWVSFWYPLSQVIDFKREVYRQALKQLVKPLNRYINS, encoded by the coding sequence ATGATTGATGCTGAAGGCTTCAGACCCAATGTCGGTATCATCATCTGTAATCCCAGAGGGCAGGTGTTATGGGCCAAGCGTATCGGACAGGATGCCTGGCAGTTTCCGCAAGGCGGGATTCGTCAGGGTGAACGTTTGCAGCAGGCGATGTACAGGGAATTAAAAGAAGAAGTCGGGCTTGAGGCCAGGGACGTGGAAATTCTCTCCAGCACACGGGACTGGCTGTACTACCAGTTACCCCGGCACTATATCCGGCAGAACTCCAACCCGGTGTGTATCGGTCAAAAACAGAAATGGTTTTTGCTGAGGCTGCGAGGAGAAGAGTCGCGTATTTGTCTGGCCAATCAGAACATGACGCCGGAGTTCGATGACTGGCAGTGGGTCAGTTTCTGGTATCCACTTAGTCAGGTGATTGATTTTAAAAGAGAAGTCTATCGCCAGGCATTAAAACAGCTGGTCAAGCCCCTGAACCGGTACATTAACTCGTGA
- a CDS encoding histidinol-phosphatase, whose amino-acid sequence MTKLAIFDLDNTLLAGDSDHAWGEYLCHAGLVDAEAHRQRNDAFYQQYKQGVLDMNEYCEFAIAPVVGLPVTRLTELHAAFMTEFVEPMLQASAQKLIDDHKAAGDICLIVTATNRFITGPIADRLGIEHLIATDLAHTAGVLTGKIDGKPCFQAGKIGKLQSWLDTHNDASLSMQNAVFYSDSFNDIPLLEVVGEAVAVDPDERLRQHAREQGWRIISLRSG is encoded by the coding sequence ATGACAAAACTGGCGATTTTTGACCTCGACAACACGCTGCTGGCAGGCGACAGCGACCACGCCTGGGGGGAATATCTGTGCCATGCCGGCCTGGTTGATGCCGAGGCGCACCGACAACGCAACGACGCCTTTTATCAGCAATACAAGCAGGGCGTGCTGGACATGAATGAGTACTGTGAATTTGCCATCGCGCCGGTCGTGGGCCTGCCGGTCACCCGTCTGACGGAGCTGCACGCCGCTTTCATGACCGAATTTGTTGAACCGATGCTGCAGGCCAGCGCGCAGAAACTGATTGATGACCATAAAGCGGCAGGGGACATCTGCCTGATCGTTACCGCGACCAACCGCTTCATTACCGGACCGATCGCCGACAGGCTGGGCATAGAGCACCTGATAGCCACGGACCTGGCTCACACCGCAGGCGTCCTGACAGGCAAAATCGACGGCAAACCCTGCTTTCAGGCCGGTAAAATAGGCAAACTCCAATCTTGGCTGGACACCCACAATGACGCCTCGCTGTCCATGCAGAACGCGGTTTTTTACAGTGATTCGTTTAATGATATTCCGTTGTTGGAAGTCGTGGGCGAGGCCGTGGCAGTTGATCCCGATGAGCGCTTGCGCCAGCATGCCCGAGAACAGGGCTGGCGCATTATCAGTCTGCGATCAGGTTGA
- a CDS encoding dihydrofolate reductase, protein MRLALIWAMARNRVIGRNNALPWYLPEDLRYFKQVTMGKPIIMGRKTWESIGRPLPGRTNIVISRDPEFSADGIKVVQSLEAAITLAEHVTTIDGGDEAVVMGGAQIYEMALPMADRLYMTQVHADVEGDVLFPEFELSAWHELGREDFSASDPNPYDYSFVVLER, encoded by the coding sequence ATGAGACTGGCATTAATCTGGGCCATGGCCCGCAACCGTGTGATTGGCCGTAATAACGCCCTGCCCTGGTATCTGCCCGAGGACCTGCGCTACTTCAAGCAGGTGACCATGGGCAAACCCATCATCATGGGGCGAAAAACCTGGGAGTCTATCGGTCGGCCGCTGCCCGGTCGCACCAATATCGTGATCAGCCGGGATCCGGAGTTCAGTGCCGACGGCATCAAGGTGGTGCAATCGCTGGAGGCCGCGATTACGCTGGCTGAGCATGTCACCACCATAGACGGCGGGGATGAGGCAGTGGTGATGGGTGGTGCGCAGATCTACGAAATGGCGCTGCCCATGGCCGACCGACTGTACATGACGCAGGTTCATGCCGATGTCGAGGGTGATGTGCTGTTCCCCGAATTTGAACTGTCGGCATGGCATGAGCTGGGCCGTGAAGACTTTTCAGCGTCCGATCCCAATCCCTACGACTACAGTTTTGTGGTGCTGGAGCGCTAG
- the lgt gene encoding prolipoprotein diacylglyceryl transferase, translated as MLTYPDIDPVAFSLGPLTVHWYGIMYIVAFTGAWYLARVRARRAAAGGPGHDKFRFTDEQLADLVFYGALGAVLGGRFGSVVFYNFDRFISDPLWLLRIWEGGMSFHGGFLGVMLAFYIYSRRINKHYFDVLDFIAPLAPFGLGVGRLGNFIGGELWGRPTDVPWGMVFPHVDQMARHASQLYQAVLEGVVLFGLMWWFSSKPRPRYAVSGLFAVGYGVQRFFVEFYREPDSWLGFVALDWLTMGQVLSVPMIVAGAILLVIAYRNPTKA; from the coding sequence ATGCTGACTTACCCTGATATTGATCCCGTAGCGTTCTCTCTGGGACCATTGACGGTGCACTGGTACGGTATCATGTACATCGTCGCGTTTACCGGCGCCTGGTATCTGGCCCGCGTTAGGGCAAGGCGTGCTGCCGCCGGCGGCCCCGGCCATGACAAATTCCGGTTCACGGATGAACAGCTGGCGGACCTGGTATTTTATGGTGCCCTGGGTGCCGTGCTGGGTGGTCGTTTCGGGTCGGTCGTGTTCTACAATTTTGACCGCTTCATTTCTGACCCGTTATGGTTGCTTCGCATCTGGGAGGGCGGCATGTCCTTCCACGGTGGTTTCCTGGGCGTGATGCTGGCGTTTTATATCTATTCGCGGCGTATCAACAAACACTATTTTGATGTGCTGGACTTTATTGCCCCGCTGGCGCCCTTCGGCCTTGGTGTTGGTCGTCTAGGCAACTTTATTGGCGGCGAACTCTGGGGCCGCCCGACCGATGTACCCTGGGGCATGGTGTTCCCGCATGTGGACCAGATGGCGCGTCACGCCTCACAGCTTTACCAGGCAGTGCTGGAAGGCGTGGTGCTGTTCGGCCTGATGTGGTGGTTCTCGTCCAAACCACGTCCCCGCTACGCCGTTTCCGGGCTGTTTGCAGTCGGTTACGGTGTGCAGCGATTCTTTGTTGAGTTCTATCGCGAGCCCGACTCCTGGTTGGGTTTTGTTGCGCTGGACTGGCTGACCATGGGGCAGGTTTTGTCAGTGCCCATGATAGTTGCCGGTGCCATATTGCTGGTTATTGCGTACCGAAATCCAACTAAGGCATGA